The genomic region CGAGGGCCACCGTCACCACGTCGGCGATGAAATTGACCACCACCGTGGCACACGCCAGCACCATCGCCACGCCCTGCACCACCATGTAGTCACGGGTGAAGATGCCGCGCACCAGCAACTGGCCGATGCCCGGGATAGCGAACAGACTTTCGATGACCACCGTGCCGCTGATCAGCCAGCCAATGTTGACCGCCAGCAGGTTGACCGCCGGCACCAGGGAATTGGGCAGCACATGTCGACGAAACACCGCAGCCTCCGACAGGCCCCGCGCTCGGGCGGCGGTAACAGGATCGGCCTGCAACTCCATCAGCATGCTCGCGCGCAGGTTGCGCACCAGCACCGCCGCCAGCGCCAGGGCGATGGTCAGGCAGGGCAAAACCATATGGTGCGCCTTGTCCAGCCAGGTGCGACCGTAGCCGGACACCGGGAACAAACCCCATTGCACGCTGAGCAGCAGGATCAGCATCAGCCCCAGCCAGAACGCCGGCATGCCCAGGCCGACCGTGGTAAAGACGCGGATCAGGTTATCCGCCCAACCGCCTTTGTTGCGTGCCGCCACTGTCGCCAACGGTACCGCGATCAGCAACGCCAGGACCACGCTGCCCAGCACCAGCACCAGCGTCGGCTCGATGCGGGTCACAATCAGTTTCAAGGCATCGACCTTGTACAGCAGCGATTGACCGAGATCGCCCTTGAGCAAGTTTTTCAGGAAGTAGAAATATTGCAGCCACAAGGGCTGGTCGAGGCCGAACTGGGCGCGGATTTTCAGCAGGGCATCCGGCGTGCTGCGTGAGCCCAGCAGCGCCCGCGCCGGGTCGCCAGGAATCGAGCGCACCAGCACAAAGGTAATCAGGCTGATGCCAAACAGCACCGGCAGCAGTTGCAGCGGCCGGGACAGGACAAAACGGTAACGCGCCAGGTTCATTCTTCAGCCTCGGTGGCGAGCGAGAAAGTCCAGCAGCACCGGAAAGTACGCCTGGGGCTCCTCGTAAAACGGCATATGGCTGCTGTTGGGGAATACATGCAATTGGGCATGCCGGGCCGCCAGCTTCATGCGCATGGCACAGGCGGGAGTGAGTT from Pseudomonas synxantha harbors:
- a CDS encoding ABC transporter permease, which produces MNLARYRFVLSRPLQLLPVLFGISLITFVLVRSIPGDPARALLGSRSTPDALLKIRAQFGLDQPLWLQYFYFLKNLLKGDLGQSLLYKVDALKLIVTRIEPTLVLVLGSVVLALLIAVPLATVAARNKGGWADNLIRVFTTVGLGMPAFWLGLMLILLLSVQWGLFPVSGYGRTWLDKAHHMVLPCLTIALALAAVLVRNLRASMLMELQADPVTAARARGLSEAAVFRRHVLPNSLVPAVNLLAVNIGWLISGTVVIESLFAIPGIGQLLVRGIFTRDYMVVQGVAMVLACATVVVNFIADVVTVALDPRVKMQ